A window of the Actinobacillus genomosp. 1 genome harbors these coding sequences:
- a CDS encoding BCCT family transporter has product MKLTAFIRDKSSFNPFVTSITLLIVILLVAFTLLLPAQTQSVLDWLKATIFQHFSWFYILVGSLFLFFLIFVSLSSFGNIKLGTNEEEPEFHFMSWMAMLFAAGMGVGLMFFGVAEPLSHYVSGVSNGSTDQQAQQALLHTVFHWGMHAWAIYGVIALALAYFGFRYKLPLALRSCFYPLLKDRINGRSGDVIDIMALVATLFGIITTLGFGAAQLGSGLVALGWLSESDFGLQVGVILVVMSLAILSAISGVGKGVKILSETNLGLAGFLLLFVLISGPTLYLLSAFSDNIGTYFSHLIQLSFKTYAYEPNRTEWFNGWTILYWAWWCSWAPFVGLFIARISRGRTIREFVFGVLAIPSLFGILWFTVFGNSAIWLDNNSAQGVLSGLISTPEILLFKFLEYLPFSSLTSFIALICIALFFITSADSGIYVLNNIASRDKSLTSPRWQAMMWGILMAVVAITLLGSGGLATLQTMTLITALPFAMLMVVICVSLMKALAVDKKYFEAKFNPTTVLWSGENWKTRLNQMLNQTEDKDILKFLKHTALPAMRELRRELISEYDLNVDVITKFDEAEPAVEFVIHTESLQDFMYGIRSVGHQVSEQLINDEHLPHIQNETTYEPLSYFFDGRNGYDVQYMTHNEIIADILKHYERYLSLLRDVGQELMSHEPTELAE; this is encoded by the coding sequence ATGAAGCTCACGGCATTTATACGTGATAAATCATCATTTAATCCGTTTGTAACGAGTATCACTTTATTAATTGTTATTTTACTTGTTGCCTTTACTTTGCTTTTACCCGCTCAAACGCAATCGGTGTTGGATTGGTTAAAAGCGACCATTTTCCAACATTTTAGTTGGTTTTATATTTTAGTCGGATCGCTGTTTTTATTTTTCTTGATTTTTGTGTCACTAAGTAGTTTCGGCAATATCAAATTAGGTACGAATGAAGAAGAACCGGAATTTCACTTTATGTCTTGGATGGCAATGCTATTTGCCGCCGGTATGGGGGTGGGATTGATGTTTTTCGGTGTTGCCGAACCGCTATCGCATTATGTATCCGGCGTCAGCAACGGTAGTACTGATCAACAGGCGCAGCAAGCCTTGTTGCATACGGTATTTCACTGGGGCATGCACGCTTGGGCGATTTATGGTGTCATTGCTTTGGCTCTCGCTTATTTCGGCTTTCGTTATAAATTGCCATTAGCATTACGCTCTTGTTTTTATCCGTTGTTAAAAGATCGTATCAACGGGCGTTCGGGGGATGTGATCGATATTATGGCATTGGTTGCCACGCTCTTCGGTATTATCACTACGTTAGGGTTTGGTGCGGCACAACTGGGATCCGGATTAGTGGCATTGGGTTGGTTAAGCGAAAGTGATTTCGGTTTACAAGTCGGTGTTATTTTAGTGGTTATGTCGCTTGCGATTCTGTCTGCAATTTCAGGCGTAGGCAAAGGGGTGAAAATTTTAAGTGAAACCAATTTAGGTTTAGCCGGATTTTTATTGTTGTTTGTTTTAATCAGTGGGCCTACGCTTTATTTACTTTCCGCCTTTAGTGACAACATCGGTACTTATTTCAGTCATTTAATTCAACTTAGTTTTAAAACTTATGCTTATGAACCGAATCGAACCGAATGGTTTAACGGCTGGACGATTCTTTATTGGGCTTGGTGGTGTTCGTGGGCACCGTTTGTCGGGTTGTTTATCGCTCGAATTTCACGCGGCAGAACCATTCGCGAATTTGTGTTCGGCGTGTTAGCTATCCCGAGCTTATTCGGTATTTTATGGTTTACCGTGTTTGGTAACAGTGCGATTTGGTTGGATAACAATAGCGCACAAGGCGTGTTATCCGGTTTGATTTCAACACCGGAAATCTTGCTGTTTAAATTCCTTGAGTATTTACCGTTCTCAAGTTTAACCAGTTTCATCGCATTAATTTGTATTGCGTTATTTTTTATTACTTCCGCCGATTCGGGCATTTATGTACTGAATAATATCGCTTCTCGTGATAAGAGTTTAACTTCCCCTCGTTGGCAAGCGATGATGTGGGGCATATTAATGGCGGTAGTTGCTATTACTTTGCTTGGCTCGGGCGGCTTAGCGACTTTACAAACAATGACATTAATTACCGCATTACCTTTTGCGATGTTGATGGTCGTTATTTGTGTCAGTTTAATGAAAGCCTTAGCGGTGGATAAAAAATATTTTGAGGCGAAATTTAATCCGACTACAGTTTTATGGTCAGGCGAAAACTGGAAAACTCGTCTCAATCAAATGCTGAATCAGACTGAAGATAAGGACATTTTAAAATTCTTAAAACATACCGCTTTACCGGCGATGCGAGAATTACGCCGAGAGCTCATTTCGGAATATGATCTGAATGTGGACGTGATCACTAAATTCGATGAAGCCGAACCGGCGGTCGAGTTTGTGATTCATACCGAATCGTTACAAGATTTTATGTATGGGATTCGCTCGGTCGGCCATCAAGTTTCCGAGCAATTAATCAATGACGAACATTTACCGCATATTCAGAATGAAACGACTTACGAGCCGCTAAGCTATTTCTTTGACGGTCGTAACGGCTACGACGTGCAATATATGACGCATAATGAAATCATTGCCGATATTTTAAAACACTACGAACGTTATCTCAGCTTATTACGAGATGTCGGGCAAGAGCTGATGTCGCACGAGCCGACCGAACTTGCTGAATAA
- a CDS encoding GNAT family N-acetyltransferase, translating into MRYNRFKQPIGEAMDHFTEGQSPQIEKLIGQYAVVKKLDTEILKNPQYLADLWQLYGSESPLQYWTYLPIEPFSNKQTLYSYLTDMAQSQDPYYLAVFDKQTDKLLGTFALMRVDRQNRVIEMGWVIYSEQLQRSRIATEAQFLVMQYVFETLQYRRYEWKCDSLNQPSYRCAERLGFRHEGTFRQLVVYKQRSRDTAWFSLLDSEWQANKQRLEKWLNPHNFDENGQQILALGKC; encoded by the coding sequence ATGAGATATAACAGATTTAAACAACCGATTGGCGAAGCGATGGATCACTTTACTGAGGGACAATCTCCACAAATTGAAAAATTAATCGGACAATATGCCGTCGTCAAAAAATTGGATACGGAAATACTGAAAAATCCTCAATATCTTGCAGATCTTTGGCAACTTTACGGTAGCGAAAGCCCTCTACAATACTGGACTTATCTTCCGATTGAACCCTTCTCAAATAAACAAACGTTATACTCATACCTCACCGATATGGCTCAATCGCAAGATCCTTATTATTTAGCCGTTTTCGATAAACAAACGGATAAATTGCTCGGCACTTTCGCTTTAATGCGTGTTGATAGACAAAATCGAGTGATTGAAATGGGTTGGGTGATCTATTCCGAACAGCTACAACGTAGCCGAATTGCAACGGAAGCGCAATTTTTAGTCATGCAATATGTATTTGAAACACTGCAATATCGCCGTTATGAATGGAAATGCGATTCGCTCAACCAGCCCTCCTACCGCTGTGCCGAACGTTTGGGCTTTCGTCACGAAGGCACATTCCGCCAATTAGTCGTCTATAAACAACGCAGTCGTGATACCGCTTGGTTTTCGTTACTTGATAGCGAATGGCAAGCGAATAAACAAAGATTGGAAAAATGGTTAAATCCGCATAATTTCGATGAAAACGGACAACAAATTTTAGCTTTAGGGAAATGTTAA